The Candidatus Margulisiibacteriota bacterium genome contains the following window.
TGTTTCAACTTGAGACAAATATTTTATCCCCTGTTTCATAAATTCATTTTCTATCCCTCTTTGATAATGTTTTTCCATAAAGCCCGGACCAAGCTGATTATGGACCGAGAAAAGAACCCCCATTATCTTGTAGCTTAGTTCAGGATAAAGAAGAATGGCCATAAATGAGAGGTAGCAACTTTATTACCACGAACACTCGAATGGGATACGAATACACTAATGGGACACGAATGCACTAATTAAGTCAATTGTCTCCATTAGTGTATTCGTTTTCTTATTCGTGTATTCGTATCTACTTCTGTAGCCTGGGGAAAAGAACCTCACCTTTAGCGACTTTATCGCCGCCAAGGTTTAATTGGCTCTTGATCTTACCGGAGGTAGCCGGCATAAAAGGTGACAAAAGTTCGGCAGTTGTTTTTAAGACATTAAACAGGGTCGCCATAACCTGGGCTAATTTTTCAATTTCCCCTCTTTTTGCTAAACCCCAAGGGGCTTGTTTCTCAATATAGACGTTCGCTTGGCTGATCAACTGCCAGATCGCTGCCAACGCATCAGAAAAAGCGAGTTCGTTCATCGCCTGGTCAACCAAGGCTGGGGTCTTTTCCGTCAATTTGGCCAATTCCTGGGTCAAGTCATCCCCACTCCCTGCCATGGTCGGAACTTTTCCCTCAAAATACTTTTCGATCATCGTTAAAGTTCGGCTTAGTAAATTCCCTAGATCGTTGGCCAGGTCGGCATTATAGCGATTGACCAGTGAATCGTAGGAAAAGTCGCCGTCGGCGCCAAAGGCGACTTCCCTCAGGATGAAATAACGGACAACATCGACTCCATATTTCTCCGCCAGGGCGATCGGGTCAACCACATTCCCCTTGGACTTGGACATCTTGGCCCCTTCCACGGTCCACCAGCCATGCCCAAAGACTTTTTTAGGGAGTGGTAAGCCTAAGGCCATCAGGATACAGGGCCAGGTTACGGCGTGGAAACGGACAATCTCTTTCCCCATGATATGGACATCAGCCGGCCACCATTTATTGAACTTCTGATCGTCCTGTAGGTAGCCAATGGCGGAAATATAATTGATCAAGGCATCAAACCAGACGTAAACGACGTGTTTTGGGTCATCCGCTACGACCACTCCCCAAGGGAAAGCGGTCCGGGTAACGGAGAGGTCATGTAACCCTTGTTTGATAAACTGAATTACTTCATTCCGCCTGGAATCAGGTTTTATAAAGTCCGGTTGAGCCTCAATATGCCGGAGGAGCGGTTCTTGAAACTTGGAAAGCTTGAAAAAATAGCTTTCCTCCTTCAGCATTTCGGTTTGGCGGCCGCAATCGGGGCAGAGCTTCCGCCCTTCCATATCCTCTTTAAGTTCGGCCTCGGGCCAGTAGGTCTCGCAAGTCACACAATACCAACCGGAATATTCCCCTTTATAGATATCGCCTTGCTTAAGCAAGCGGCTGAAGATCGCCTGGACGGTCTTTTCATGGCGCTCGTCAGTCGTCCTGATAAAATCATCGTTGCTGATATTGAGGGTCTCCCAGGCCTTTTTCCAGCGGGGAACAATACTATCCACAAACTCTTTCGCCCCTACCCCCTTAGTATCGGCCACTTTCCAGACCTTTTGCCCGTGCTCGTCGGTTCCGGTCAGGAAGTAGGTTTCAACCCCCCGGCTCCTTTTATATCTGGCCAGGACATCGGCGGCAATGGTCGTGTAGGAATGCCCGATATGCGGGATATCGTTGACATAGTAGATCGGGGTAGTCAGGTAGAATTTTTCCGTCATGAATTAATTATAGCAAAGAATTAATGGGATTGCTCATCTTGATCCCTCTGAAATTTCGCTTTGCCGCTTATGACACCCACAAGTGGCAAAAGCTTGCCGATGATGTTCAGGCCTTAAACCAAGCCGTCCATCTCATGGCTAAGACCCCCGGTGCCCCCTCGCCCGGGCCAGCTATGCGCGACCACAAGGGAAGCTATTTCGGCGAATGGGAAGGGGCAAAAAACTTTTAATAGGCTGAAATTTCTCCGGTTTTTTACCGAAATATTCTTGAGGATTTTTGGCAATCCCAATCTTAATTAACGAGGCATGTTTTATGCAAATTAGATCAGCAGTCGTTCCAACAAGATTTAGAGGTGTCCTTAGGAACGCAACGAACGCCCTCTTAGTTATTGGCGGCTTGTCGGCTGCCGTCCGAGGCGATCAACCCGTCAAAATGTTAAATGTCCCCACCTTAGCCGCGCTGGGCATCTCCCTGCCTAACGCCGTTAAAGAAGTCCGACAACTAGCGCAGGAAATAAAAGCCGCCTTTCCGGCGCAAAACCTTCGCCTTTTTCGGCCATTTCTTGGCAATCTCAAAGACACTTCTGCTCTTGAAGCTAAAGGGATTGACGCCGCTCAGTATAAAGCTTTAAGCGAGAAAAAAACCAGAATCATTAACATGACTATCGCGTTACAAACTGAAGCTAATTTATCTGGATTGTCGGATGATTTGGGACGGGAAGTCAAAATTCTCCGTTCAGCCAAAACCCTCCTGGATATTATCAAGTGGGCTTCGCCTGATGAAGCGCGGGAAGTAACTGTCACGCCGCCCGGCAACCCTCCTTACCAGGTCAAGATCATGCCGGAAAACACCACTCTGGCCATGTACGCCCGGCTTGACGCCTCGCCCAAGGTCCAGCCGACAGAAGAATCGACCGCCAAAGCCGAAGCCGAAATGCAAAGGGGAACCCTGGCCACAGACGCGGTTAAAACCTATTGCCGAATAAACCTCGGCAACCAGTGCACGGTTAGAGTCCCAACCCCAGGCGGGCAAAGACCTTTCAATTTTTATCTCGAGGCCTATGGCCTCGACCGGTCAATCCCGATCTCTGGCATCACGGCCGTCAAGGATTTAACTCACGGGTTTATCGGGGTGGTGGCCAACCCGGAAAAAATTTATATCGGCGATTATTCCGGCAAAGCGACCGGCCCCAACACGATCTCTCTGGCCGCGACTTACACCGATCGTTATATCGATCTTCAAGCTCATTTACCGATTTACCAATTTATCAAAACACTCGCGGCTACTTATACCGAAGCCGCTCATACGCTTCACTCCTCCCTCTCGGAAATAGGCATGGATATTGACGTCAACACGTTAAAAAGCTATCTGGAGATCAATACTTTCGCCGAACTTTTCTGGATGGGGACCGAAGACCCTTGGCAGGATACCGGCGCCGCTTCTTGGTACAACACCAAAGAAGCTCCCGCTTTTAGAGAAACGTATCGGCGCTACACTCAAGAACTGGGTTATGCCTTTGGCGTCAAGATCGATGACAAAGAGAATAAAATTTATGATATTTCCTGGCGTCTGGCCTCCACCAAAGTTTCCGTCACTAAGCAAGGGCTCGGCCCCAACGCCATCTTGATCGGTGATTTCTTGAAGGCCGGTGAATACGATAACGGCCGGCTGTGGCGGCAATATTTTCCGAATCTGGGAAGGACCGAAGACAGCGCCGCTCGGATCGCTCTTGACCCCCAATTATCGGTCAAAGCGGTCGCCCTGGTTTTTGACGCTAAAGCGAGAGAGTTAAAAGACACCGTCTTTTCTAATCCCGCGATCAGAATGCCGGACGACGCTTACCCGACCTTCCGCGACCCGGCAAAAGCGCGGGAATACTTCATTCTCTCCTGGATCAGGTTTATAAAAGCGTTTCCGGAGGCGGTCGTTAATTTCCCCGACTTTTTTCCTTATGGGTTGAATTCATGGAATATCGATTTTTTACTCCCCTATTTCAAACTGCATCAGGCCGTTATGGGGGAACCGGATAGTTTTCCTGAATTCACGACCCGTTTTCATCCCAGCAAGGGGGAACCAATCGCCGATTATTTTAATCCGATGACCGATCCACGCAATAACGACGCTTTGATGATAACAGTCGTCCCCAGAGATTAGTTTCCCTCGATCGGGAACAAGATCCGGAAACTGCTGACCTTGTCCAGCGCGGAATTGGCCCATTTGGGAAGTTCTTTGTTGCGGTCCAGGGAGAGCGACGGCATCGCCCGCCAATTATCTTCCCCTTTCAATTTGACTTCGACCAGAAAACGATTCAAGAGCCGCTGCTCCCAATTATCATCGTCATCAAGATCATCGGCCCGGAAATCCGGTTGAATAAAATAACGGAAGAAGGGGGCAACCCCTTCGAGCGACCCCTCGCCGACCAAGGGGGGACCGATCACCATCCATTGGGTTAGCTCGCGGACATACTTCAGGTCGGAGCCATGCTCGGCGGGGACAATCTGGAAGCCGCCGATCTTCCCGAGCGGCGAAGTGGAGATGTCAATCACTCCGGCATGGTTCGCCCTGATCCGGCCGGTCGAAGCGTAAAGGGTCCCTTCAAAACGGCCGACCCCCTGGACCGGTCGGAGAACTGTCCCGATCACTTTTTCCCGGTTGCCAAAATAGCGGATCGTGATCGCTCCGCCGAAAGTGTTTTCGAAGACGATCTCCTTGGGATAATCGAGCGGTCGTTTGACGACGATTGTATAAACGTCGCCCAGCGAAGGCTGATAATCAGCCGTGATCGGATAAAGATAGCTGGTCTGACGCGAAAAGAAAACTTTATTACCGACAAAAGGGGCAAACCCGCCGCCGAAGATCTTCTGGCCGGCCGGAATGTCGGTGTAGATCGAGGAATCGGGGCTTAAATAAGAGCGGTATTCGCGCGGCGGCCGCAACTGGTCTTTAGGGAGAACACTGAAGATCACCCCTTTATTATTAACCTGGTCATAACCGACTTTCACGTGAATGGCATTGACCGCCGTCGCGGCGATCTCCCCGTTCTTGACCCACCGGGAAGCGGCATAGCCATCTTTGTTGACTTTAAGCGTAGGGTAAAGGACCCGGCCGACCTGATACCACCTTTTCCCCGCTTCATTGCTGACTTCAATGGAACCATTGGGAACGTTGGCGATCCTGATCCGATAGAGATATTGGAGCTTTGGATTGTTCTCCGCTTTGACCGACTGGGGTAAAGACAAACTCTCCGGCGTCGCCGCCAGTAGCGGCTGGGCCAGGAGAAGTAGTCCGATCAGCCAATTCTTCATTGCCTGGTTATATATTCGATCAGGGTCCTGACCGGAACCCCGGTCGCGCCGTCCGGCAGATAGCCGGATTCTTTGTCGAGGTGGGCTGTCCCGGCGATATCAAGATGCGCCCAGGGGGTCTCTCCGACAAACTTGGCCAGAAAAGCGGCCCCGGACGAAGGCGAAGCTTTGCCGGTCTCGGAAGTGTTTTTCAAGTCGGCAACTTGGCTTTTTAAAGCGTCTTTATATTCATCGTAGAGCGGCAGCTGCCACATCTTTTGGCCGCAGCGGTTGCCGACCCGGATGATCTTGTCGATCAGCTCCTGGTCGTTGCCGATCACCCCGGTCGCGGCATCGCCCAGAGCGACAATACAGCCGCCGGTCAGGGTCGCGACATCGATCATTTTAGTCGCGCCGCGCTGTTTGGCGTAAGTAATCGCGTCAGCCAGGATCATTCGCCCTTCGGCGTCGGTGTTTAAAACTTCTATGGTATAACCGGAAAGGGAACCGACAACATCGCCGGGTTTGGTCGCGTGGCCGGACGGCATATTTTCCGTCAGCGACATGATCCCCAGCACATTACATTTCGGTTTAAGATCGGAAAGGAGGCTCATGGTCCCAAGCACCGCCGCCGCCCCGGCCATATCGGTCTTCATCTCGCTCATCTTCTTGGAGGGCTTAAGAGAGATCCCGCCGGAGTCGAAAGTAATCCCCTTGCCGATGATCGCCAGTTTCTCTTTGGAGCCGGGGTTTCCGGTGTATTCAATCGCGACCAGCTTCGGCGGTTCTTCCGACCCTTTAGCGACCGCCCAGAGCGCTTCCATCCCGGCTTTTTTCGGGTCGATCACCGTAACTTTCAATTTATTGATCTTAGCGATATGTTCCGCCAACTTGGCAAAAGCGGTCGGGGTCATCTTATTGGAAGGAGTATTGACCAGGTCGCGGGCGTGATTTTCCGCCTCGGCAATGATCC
Protein-coding sequences here:
- the metG gene encoding methionine--tRNA ligase — encoded protein: MTEKFYLTTPIYYVNDIPHIGHSYTTIAADVLARYKRSRGVETYFLTGTDEHGQKVWKVADTKGVGAKEFVDSIVPRWKKAWETLNISNDDFIRTTDERHEKTVQAIFSRLLKQGDIYKGEYSGWYCVTCETYWPEAELKEDMEGRKLCPDCGRQTEMLKEESYFFKLSKFQEPLLRHIEAQPDFIKPDSRRNEVIQFIKQGLHDLSVTRTAFPWGVVVADDPKHVVYVWFDALINYISAIGYLQDDQKFNKWWPADVHIMGKEIVRFHAVTWPCILMALGLPLPKKVFGHGWWTVEGAKMSKSKGNVVDPIALAEKYGVDVVRYFILREVAFGADGDFSYDSLVNRYNADLANDLGNLLSRTLTMIEKYFEGKVPTMAGSGDDLTQELAKLTEKTPALVDQAMNELAFSDALAAIWQLISQANVYIEKQAPWGLAKRGEIEKLAQVMATLFNVLKTTAELLSPFMPATSGKIKSQLNLGGDKVAKGEVLFPRLQK
- a CDS encoding leucyl aminopeptidase → MKIRVEYESLLEIKCDLLVVNEFEGVKSPGGGTGAVDKALKGMISRLSRDGEISGRLGEVTMLHCPEGVCASKVAIVGLGKKEKFDLDAVRTAAAAAIKKARAIKARTVATIIHGAGIGGLEPEEAAKATVEGSVLGVYKFAGYAKEKEIPDHKIESLILTDNDRSKIPAIKKGAELGRIIAEAENHARDLVNTPSNKMTPTAFAKLAEHIAKINKLKVTVIDPKKAGMEALWAVAKGSEEPPKLVAIEYTGNPGSKEKLAIIGKGITFDSGGISLKPSKKMSEMKTDMAGAAAVLGTMSLLSDLKPKCNVLGIMSLTENMPSGHATKPGDVVGSLSGYTIEVLNTDAEGRMILADAITYAKQRGATKMIDVATLTGGCIVALGDAATGVIGNDQELIDKIIRVGNRCGQKMWQLPLYDEYKDALKSQVADLKNTSETGKASPSSGAAFLAKFVGETPWAHLDIAGTAHLDKESGYLPDGATGVPVRTLIEYITRQ